One genomic segment of Belonocnema kinseyi isolate 2016_QV_RU_SX_M_011 chromosome 2, B_treatae_v1, whole genome shotgun sequence includes these proteins:
- the LOC117168400 gene encoding probable 28S ribosomal protein S26, mitochondrial: MSQVTRVLGCSPLTARYVYSNISFSPNSMFEQSLRWKRKPIWLPTAKSKVFRVPPRPVIPDEEALEMKRLFNQYRTAVKSVRRYMMKITEESKVKLDPLIIEKAKEEDFLSCSTINDEWNQNISVQREARLTKERLERKERILYNVERKKRIEEIIMKRAAENIKKAQELIPNLITSSNIDEAIEEALRNVVDHNFAIDFNGNRYTGDNNDLSEYHLSDQKKVEASQ; the protein is encoded by the exons ATGTCTCAAGTAACGAGGGTTCTGGGCTGCAGTCCGTTGACTGCACGCTATGTATATTCCAACATTTCTTTTAGTCCCAATTCTATGTTTGAACAAAGCCTACGTTGGAAACGAAAACCGATATGGCTTCCTACTGCAAAAAGCAAAGTATTTAGAGTACCTCCGAGGCCAGTTATACCTGACGAAGAAGCTCTGGAAATGAAGCGTCTTTTTAACCAATACAGAACAGCTGTCAAATCTGTGAG GAGATATatgatgaaaataacagaagaaagcAAAGTGAAGCTAGATCCACTAATAATAGAAAAGGCAAAGGAAGAAGATTTTCTCTCTTGTTCAACTATAAATGACGAATGGAATCAGAACATTTCCGTGCAGAGAGAAGCTCGTTTAACAAAAGAACGATTAGAGAGAAAAGAAAGGATATTGTATAACGTTGAGAGAAAGAAGAGAATAGAGGAGATCATAATGAAGAGGGCAGCAGAAAATATAAAGAAGGCTCAGGAACTGATTCCAAACCTCATAACCAGCAGCAACATCGATGAAGCAATAGAGGAAGCCCTGAGGAACGTCGTTGACCACAATTTTGCTATTGATTTTAATGGCAACAGGTACACTGGTGATAACAATGATTTGAGTGAATATCATTTGAGCGACCAGAAGAAAGTTGAAGCATctcaatga